The following are from one region of the Synergistaceae bacterium genome:
- a CDS encoding branched-chain amino acid aminotransferase, whose protein sequence is MEKIKIERTSAPKPKCNANNVAFGTVFSDHMFMMNYKKGQGWHSPRIVPFAPIELSPAAAVLHYAPEIFEGLKAYRTPTGDIQLFRPTENIRRLNSSAERMCLPKIDEDIMMAAIKELVGIDREWVPAEPGTSLYIRPFMFASDARMGIHSPEECIFCIITCPVGSYFPEGINPVKMLIEKEDARAAKGGTGYAKCGGNYAASLRAGERAEKMGYSQVLWLDAAEKRYIEEGGGMNVMFKIDGKVITPALTGSVLDGITRKSLIEILRSWNVPVEERLISVDELLGAIKSGRLEECWCCGTAAVLSPIGELVYCDESYTVNSFKTGPMAQKLYDELTGIQWGRKKDSFGWVRPIV, encoded by the coding sequence ATGGAAAAAATCAAGATCGAACGCACTTCGGCACCAAAACCTAAATGCAACGCCAACAACGTCGCATTTGGAACTGTTTTCTCAGACCACATGTTCATGATGAACTATAAGAAGGGCCAAGGCTGGCATAGCCCGCGTATCGTCCCATTCGCACCTATAGAGCTCTCTCCCGCGGCAGCTGTTCTCCACTATGCTCCGGAGATCTTCGAGGGACTTAAGGCATACCGCACGCCAACCGGAGATATCCAGCTTTTCCGCCCAACAGAGAACATCAGAAGGCTTAATTCTTCGGCAGAGCGTATGTGCCTGCCGAAGATAGACGAAGATATTATGATGGCAGCCATAAAAGAGCTTGTCGGAATTGATCGGGAGTGGGTACCTGCCGAGCCGGGGACTTCTCTCTATATCCGACCCTTTATGTTCGCGTCGGACGCGCGTATGGGTATTCACTCTCCTGAAGAGTGTATTTTCTGCATCATAACATGTCCTGTCGGTTCATATTTCCCTGAAGGCATAAACCCGGTTAAGATGCTTATAGAAAAGGAGGACGCCCGTGCGGCGAAAGGCGGAACAGGCTATGCAAAGTGCGGCGGCAACTATGCGGCATCCCTGCGGGCTGGAGAGCGCGCCGAAAAGATGGGATATTCTCAGGTCCTCTGGCTCGACGCAGCCGAGAAAAGATACATTGAAGAGGGCGGCGGAATGAACGTCATGTTCAAGATCGACGGGAAGGTCATAACTCCGGCGCTGACCGGATCTGTTCTTGACGGCATCACGAGAAAGTCGCTTATAGAGATCCTGAGATCATGGAACGTCCCTGTCGAAGAGCGCCTTATAAGCGTTGACGAGCTTCTGGGCGCGATAAAATCAGGCAGACTTGAAGAGTGCTGGTGCTGCGGGACAGCGGCGGTACTTTCTCCGATAGGGGAGCTGGTCTACTGTGATGAGAGTTATACTGTCAACAGCTTCAAGACAGGTCCGATGGCGCAGAAACTCTATGATGAACTTACAGGCATCCAGTGGGGAAGGAAGAAAGATTCATTCGGATGGGTCAGACCCATAGTATAA
- a CDS encoding phosphomannomutase/phosphoglucomutase, with amino-acid sequence MAMIPEHIFREYDIRGIAETELTDETVRLIGQAYGTWLSARGIKSVTLGGDARLSTKRIKAAAADGMMNAGVNVTDIGLVSTPAFYWSMYRFDVTGGIMVTGSHNPKEFNGLKVAYDKTTLWGDGILEFLKIIQEGRIITADISGSLRVADINLEYIDMLVSKIELGPRRPKIVCDSGNGTGGLYAPMFLRRIGCDVTELFSEPDGTFPNHHPDPTKRENLTRLIETVCNEKADFGVGFDGDADRIGVVDDKGEVIWGDRLMALYWREILPKHPGAVAICEVKSSMALPEEILKLGGRPIWWNAGHSLIKAKMREENALFSGEVSGHMFFADEYFGYDDAFYAAARLARIISHTDRPLSEIMAEIPRYPSTAETRYDCPDDVKSGVVERVKAQALKEGLEMITVDGVRIVYKNGWGLIRISNTQPILVARCEGRTEEALADICADMKRRLLEAGSPPFEWEY; translated from the coding sequence ATGGCAATGATACCAGAGCATATTTTCCGTGAATACGACATAAGGGGCATTGCCGAGACAGAGCTGACCGACGAAACAGTACGGCTCATCGGGCAGGCTTACGGTACATGGCTCTCTGCACGCGGCATCAAGTCTGTCACGTTAGGCGGAGACGCGCGCCTTTCCACAAAGCGTATCAAGGCGGCGGCGGCGGACGGAATGATGAATGCGGGCGTAAATGTCACCGATATAGGCCTCGTCTCTACACCGGCGTTCTACTGGAGCATGTACCGCTTTGACGTCACCGGGGGGATCATGGTCACAGGCAGCCACAATCCAAAAGAGTTCAACGGACTAAAGGTTGCATATGACAAGACGACGCTGTGGGGCGACGGTATATTGGAATTTTTAAAGATAATACAGGAAGGCCGCATTATAACTGCGGATATTTCCGGCTCCCTGAGGGTTGCGGATATCAATTTGGAATATATTGACATGCTTGTCTCGAAGATTGAACTTGGGCCGCGCAGACCCAAGATCGTCTGTGACTCCGGCAACGGAACAGGAGGCTTATACGCTCCGATGTTCCTGCGCCGCATCGGCTGTGATGTCACTGAGCTTTTCAGCGAGCCGGACGGCACGTTTCCGAATCACCATCCTGACCCTACAAAACGTGAAAATCTTACCCGGCTGATTGAAACGGTATGCAATGAGAAAGCAGACTTCGGTGTAGGTTTTGACGGAGATGCCGACAGGATCGGAGTTGTAGACGACAAGGGTGAGGTTATATGGGGAGACAGACTAATGGCCCTTTACTGGCGGGAGATACTTCCGAAACATCCCGGTGCCGTTGCTATATGTGAGGTAAAGAGCTCCATGGCACTGCCTGAAGAAATCCTTAAACTCGGCGGCAGGCCGATCTGGTGGAATGCAGGGCACTCTCTTATAAAGGCGAAGATGCGGGAGGAAAACGCGCTTTTCTCCGGCGAAGTCTCGGGGCACATGTTTTTCGCCGACGAATACTTTGGCTACGATGACGCGTTCTACGCAGCAGCGCGTCTTGCGCGGATAATCTCCCACACGGACAGGCCTCTTTCAGAGATAATGGCGGAGATACCAAGATATCCTTCCACGGCTGAGACGCGCTATGACTGCCCTGACGATGTAAAGTCCGGGGTCGTCGAACGTGTGAAGGCACAGGCTCTGAAGGAAGGGCTTGAGATGATAACTGTCGACGGTGTCCGGATAGTCTATAAAAACGGCTGGGGCCTTATCCGCATATCGAATACCCAGCCGATTCTTGTTGCGCGCTGCGAGGGACGTACGGAAGAAGCTCTCGCTGATATTTGCGCCGACATGAAGCGCCGTCTGCTTGAGGCAGGCAGCCCCCCATTTGAGTGGGAATATTAA
- a CDS encoding GGGtGRT protein has product MVTFEGIERRMGQIEPFLKEQGFKDLEEARKLCISKGVDVEAIVKGVQTIAFDDAVWAYTLGAAYAIKSGVMTATEAAEKIGTGLQVFCIPGSVADQRKVGIGHGNLAAMLLREETKCFCFLAGHESFAAAEGAIGIAHTANKVRKDPLRVILNGLGKDAAYIISRVNGFTFVETKYEYCTCKLNIIEERPFSDGDKAKVRCFGADDVSEGVAIMIHEGVDVSITGNSTNPTRFQHPVAGTYKKWTVENGHKYFSVASGGGTGRTLHPDNMAAGPASYGMTDTMGRMHSDAQFAGSSSVPAHVEMMGFIGMGNNPMVGASVAVAVAVEEAMSK; this is encoded by the coding sequence ATGGTCACGTTTGAAGGAATAGAACGGAGAATGGGTCAGATAGAACCCTTCCTCAAGGAACAAGGCTTTAAGGATCTTGAAGAAGCCCGCAAGCTCTGTATCTCAAAGGGTGTGGATGTAGAGGCTATTGTAAAGGGTGTCCAGACGATAGCGTTTGATGATGCTGTCTGGGCATATACTCTCGGCGCCGCATACGCTATAAAATCAGGTGTTATGACTGCCACTGAAGCCGCCGAGAAAATCGGCACAGGGCTCCAGGTATTCTGCATTCCAGGCTCTGTCGCTGATCAGCGCAAGGTCGGGATCGGACACGGCAACCTTGCCGCCATGCTCCTCCGTGAGGAAACGAAGTGCTTCTGCTTCCTTGCCGGACATGAGTCCTTTGCGGCCGCTGAGGGTGCGATAGGAATTGCCCACACTGCCAATAAAGTCCGGAAAGACCCTCTCCGAGTGATACTGAACGGACTAGGCAAAGATGCCGCTTATATAATCTCACGCGTAAACGGGTTCACATTTGTCGAGACAAAATATGAATACTGCACATGTAAACTGAATATCATCGAAGAGAGGCCTTTCTCTGACGGAGACAAGGCAAAAGTCCGCTGCTTCGGGGCGGATGACGTCAGTGAAGGTGTCGCGATAATGATACACGAGGGCGTCGACGTATCAATAACAGGCAACTCGACCAACCCAACTCGCTTCCAGCACCCGGTTGCAGGAACATATAAGAAATGGACCGTCGAAAACGGACACAAGTATTTTTCCGTCGCATCGGGCGGCGGTACGGGGCGTACCCTGCACCCTGACAACATGGCAGCCGGGCCGGCAAGCTACGGCATGACAGATACGATGGGACGCATGCACAGCGATGCGCAGTTTGCGGGCTCTTCATCGGTTCCGGCGCACGTAGAGATGATGGGGTTCATCGGAATGGGTAACAACCCGATGGTTGGCGCATCCGTTGCAGTCGCGGTAGCAGTAGAAGAAGCAATGAGTAAATAA
- a CDS encoding NrtA/SsuA/CpmA family ABC transporter substrate-binding protein: MKRGFALIAIVLTLMANPATAAAKAKEINIALWKLPLNVPAMAALEDKSYEMAFAGDYKVHYIRLPSGPKQIQAMAAGKLDIADSIGAAAVLVGRANGVDITIVGANSRAPRAFAIMTNNPEVKNIKDLKGRKVAGLRGSVVHQLYIELMEKNRLNEDDIEFFTMPLPSATSALLAKQVDAALLVGTEISRAQNGGARILADGRGYVDGLSLIAVRTVFLEENPEAVRKYLNAREKIYIKLLKTPDKFVPLVARETRISETEAKEMMGWYDFNPKITPRDIKEIEKTLKYLQKEKMIKSTPDIAALIWSRSN; the protein is encoded by the coding sequence ATGAAAAGGGGTTTTGCCCTTATTGCAATTGTGCTGACCTTAATGGCAAATCCTGCCACTGCTGCTGCCAAGGCAAAGGAGATAAATATCGCACTATGGAAGCTGCCGCTCAATGTCCCGGCGATGGCGGCCCTTGAGGATAAGAGCTATGAGATGGCATTTGCGGGAGATTACAAGGTGCATTATATCCGGCTTCCCTCTGGGCCAAAACAGATACAGGCGATGGCCGCAGGTAAGCTTGACATAGCCGACAGCATAGGTGCCGCCGCGGTTCTTGTGGGCAGGGCCAACGGTGTTGACATAACGATTGTCGGTGCTAACAGCAGGGCACCGCGCGCGTTCGCGATAATGACGAACAATCCCGAGGTAAAAAACATCAAAGACCTTAAGGGCAGGAAGGTGGCTGGGCTTCGGGGCTCGGTAGTCCATCAGCTCTATATAGAGCTGATGGAAAAGAACAGGCTGAATGAGGACGATATAGAATTCTTCACTATGCCCCTCCCGTCTGCGACCTCAGCTCTGCTTGCCAAACAGGTCGATGCTGCGCTTCTGGTGGGCACTGAGATAAGCCGTGCACAGAACGGCGGTGCAAGGATACTGGCGGACGGGCGCGGGTATGTTGACGGACTCAGCCTTATCGCGGTACGCACTGTATTTTTGGAAGAAAATCCGGAAGCGGTAAGGAAATACTTAAATGCACGGGAAAAGATATACATAAAGCTTTTGAAGACGCCGGATAAATTTGTCCCGTTGGTCGCCAGGGAGACCCGGATATCCGAAACAGAGGCAAAAGAAATGATGGGCTGGTATGACTTCAACCCAAAAATAACACCAAGGGATATTAAGGAAATAGAAAAGACTCTTAAATATCTTCAAAAAGAAAAAATGATAAAGTCAACGCCAGATATAGCTGCATTGATATGGAGCAGATCAAATTAG
- a CDS encoding NCS2 family permease has product METLMTDIFTALAVVVNGIPQGLLALSFGFAAFPTSVAFLIGAAGSVAFNSVATISFQAETITLAGKMGRDIRERLSLVFWGALFLLVPSVLGLNEKIVSFIGPTVVNSMMAGVGIMLAYVAIDLFNSERISGSVSMITGLAVWFITFDLAKTIIISVLISTAVYNILKKSGSVGNHTIVHDLNREKFTLGNIEWKIWEHPNIIINGLALACLNIGANISFGKITGSIAGVNANIDHLAIYSSLADLFSSFFGGGPVEAIISGTATAPDPVRSSVIMMLIMAAILLLKLLPTIGKYVHSSSIAGFLFVLGTFVTFASNIQGAIASAPAAAGPFGFSPWGMVIGATVLVSAKWNPFFGLLAGVVLKIMFSL; this is encoded by the coding sequence GTGGAAACACTCATGACTGATATTTTTACGGCACTTGCGGTTGTAGTCAACGGGATCCCGCAGGGGCTGCTTGCGCTGAGCTTCGGTTTCGCTGCTTTTCCTACCAGCGTCGCGTTCCTTATCGGCGCGGCAGGTTCTGTTGCATTCAACTCGGTTGCCACAATATCTTTCCAGGCAGAGACGATAACTTTAGCCGGAAAGATGGGCAGGGACATCCGTGAACGGCTGAGCCTGGTTTTTTGGGGTGCGCTGTTTTTGCTCGTCCCTTCTGTACTTGGTCTCAATGAAAAAATAGTCTCCTTCATCGGACCTACGGTAGTTAACTCGATGATGGCCGGTGTCGGGATAATGCTCGCATATGTTGCTATAGATCTTTTCAACTCAGAGAGGATCTCAGGCTCAGTCTCGATGATCACAGGACTCGCAGTATGGTTTATAACATTTGACCTTGCAAAGACGATAATCATATCTGTCCTCATCTCGACCGCAGTATATAATATCCTGAAAAAATCAGGCAGCGTCGGGAACCATACCATTGTGCATGACCTAAACAGGGAAAAATTCACGCTGGGCAACATTGAGTGGAAGATATGGGAACACCCGAACATCATAATAAATGGACTCGCGCTTGCATGCCTCAACATCGGCGCCAACATCAGCTTCGGTAAGATTACCGGCAGCATCGCGGGCGTCAACGCAAACATCGATCATCTGGCTATCTATTCATCGCTTGCAGACCTGTTTTCTTCCTTCTTCGGCGGCGGTCCGGTCGAGGCGATCATATCGGGGACTGCGACAGCTCCGGATCCGGTCCGTTCATCCGTAATAATGATGCTGATAATGGCGGCGATCCTGCTTTTAAAGCTTCTTCCCACCATTGGGAAATACGTTCACAGCTCCTCAATCGCAGGGTTCCTGTTTGTGCTTGGCACATTCGTCACTTTTGCATCGAATATCCAGGGCGCGATAGCGTCCGCACCGGCAGCGGCCGGTCCCTTCGGATTCTCCCCGTGGGGCATGGTCATTGGCGCAACGGTCCTCGTCTCGGCGAAGTGGAACCCGTTCTTCGGGCTGCTCGCCGGAGTAGTGCTCAAGATAATGTTCTCACTATAG
- a CDS encoding adenine phosphoribosyltransferase encodes MEDSYTLKICGLTRELKKIQVAPDLIIASFVMLGDTELVEKSADALYKKMKKVGKIDMLVCPEAKGIPLTHALAVRLGVNYVVARKSVKSYMDRPIIAEVKSITTKEPQIIVLDGVDAARLNGRRVCIVDDVVSTGGSLRSLEDVLLKTGCTVVSKVAVLLEDGGYNGDDLIYIDRLPVFQAG; translated from the coding sequence ATGGAAGACAGTTATACTCTTAAAATTTGCGGGCTCACAAGAGAGCTTAAGAAGATACAGGTTGCTCCTGATCTTATTATCGCGTCGTTTGTAATGCTCGGCGATACAGAGCTTGTAGAGAAGAGCGCCGATGCACTATATAAAAAAATGAAAAAAGTCGGGAAGATAGATATGCTTGTGTGTCCGGAGGCAAAGGGCATACCACTCACACATGCGCTTGCTGTGCGCTTGGGCGTCAACTACGTTGTTGCGCGAAAATCCGTAAAGAGCTATATGGATCGGCCTATCATAGCCGAGGTCAAATCCATTACAACGAAAGAGCCGCAGATAATCGTTTTAGACGGGGTTGACGCGGCACGTCTCAACGGCAGGCGCGTCTGCATCGTTGATGATGTCGTTTCAACAGGAGGTTCGCTTCGCTCCCTCGAAGATGTGCTCTTGAAAACCGGCTGTACTGTGGTAAGCAAAGTCGCAGTGCTTCTCGAAGATGGTGGTTACAATGGAGACGATCTTATATATATCGACAGGCTCCCAGTCTTTCAGGCGGGATAA
- a CDS encoding 2-oxoacid:acceptor oxidoreductase subunit alpha: MSSAEFEVSISFCAAAGLGLQTAEDLSRQFLSKAGFYVFSTREYMSRVRGGNNSTQIRVSTKPVRAPVNRIDWLFALSPELHSNITENISEKTRILGDASVMAEEISALGYRMIDLDLAHRAMDLGNPRYSSMIISGFIAGIFALPEEIADDLIEKRFKETDISGKNKLAFREGHGLGLEYVKGKAILNIPEKDGKKEIFLDGVSAVALGAASAGCNYITAYPMSPGTGVFTFFAKHAKDFSSVAEQVEDEISAVNMVIGAAYAGARAMVTTSGGGFALMSEGISLAGITETPIVIHLAQRPGPATGLATRTEQADLELALHAGHGEFPRALYAPINIESAFRITGQAFHTAQKFQSQSIILTDQYFLDSGYDVEIPDPEAIPAPIPPVRADAGYKRYAFPNAGEVTSPFAVPGFGDGFVSFDSHEHTEDAHITEDREIRRKMVDKRLSKLAAMQAEAVAPMVIDYGKHSTIVVCWGSTFEPLKEAMDILDCKEAVLVGCEQVYPLSEEFCRLMSEPARKIFVEGNATGQFARLVRSLTGAEAQELVLKYNGFQFTVDELVEKLGKLLNPR, from the coding sequence ATGAGTTCGGCGGAATTTGAAGTTAGTATCTCTTTTTGTGCCGCTGCCGGTCTGGGGCTGCAGACGGCGGAAGATTTATCGAGGCAGTTTCTGTCCAAGGCGGGATTTTATGTTTTTTCTACAAGAGAATATATGTCACGTGTCCGCGGAGGGAATAATTCAACCCAGATAAGGGTATCCACAAAGCCGGTGCGTGCGCCGGTAAACAGGATAGACTGGCTGTTCGCCCTCTCCCCTGAGCTTCATTCGAATATAACAGAGAACATATCCGAAAAGACGAGGATATTGGGCGATGCATCCGTGATGGCAGAAGAGATATCGGCGCTGGGATACAGGATGATAGACCTGGATCTTGCCCACAGGGCAATGGATCTGGGAAATCCCCGCTATTCTTCAATGATAATTTCCGGTTTCATAGCAGGAATTTTTGCGCTGCCGGAGGAAATTGCCGACGACTTGATAGAAAAGCGTTTTAAAGAGACTGATATATCCGGAAAAAATAAGTTGGCATTCAGGGAAGGACATGGGCTTGGGTTGGAGTATGTAAAAGGAAAGGCCATCCTCAATATCCCCGAGAAGGACGGGAAGAAGGAGATCTTCCTTGACGGCGTCAGCGCCGTGGCACTGGGCGCAGCATCTGCCGGCTGCAATTATATAACAGCCTATCCGATGTCACCCGGTACCGGAGTATTCACGTTTTTTGCAAAACATGCAAAAGACTTCTCCTCTGTGGCGGAGCAGGTTGAGGACGAAATCTCAGCTGTCAATATGGTCATCGGTGCAGCATATGCCGGTGCGCGCGCAATGGTAACCACCTCCGGGGGAGGTTTTGCTCTGATGTCTGAGGGCATCAGCCTTGCAGGAATAACCGAAACCCCGATAGTCATACACCTTGCACAGCGGCCGGGACCGGCAACAGGCCTTGCCACCAGAACGGAGCAGGCGGATCTTGAACTTGCACTGCATGCAGGACATGGCGAGTTTCCGAGAGCGCTCTACGCGCCGATCAATATAGAAAGTGCTTTCCGCATAACGGGTCAGGCCTTTCACACAGCGCAGAAGTTTCAATCCCAATCAATTATCCTAACGGACCAGTACTTTTTGGACAGCGGCTACGACGTTGAAATTCCTGACCCTGAGGCGATCCCGGCTCCGATCCCGCCTGTCAGGGCGGATGCCGGCTATAAACGCTACGCCTTTCCGAATGCTGGCGAAGTCACATCGCCATTTGCTGTCCCGGGTTTCGGCGATGGATTTGTATCCTTTGACAGCCATGAACACACAGAGGATGCGCATATAACAGAGGATAGGGAAATACGGAGAAAGATGGTCGACAAAAGACTTAGCAAGCTTGCCGCTATGCAGGCGGAGGCCGTCGCCCCAATGGTAATTGATTACGGGAAACACAGCACTATTGTCGTATGCTGGGGTTCGACCTTTGAACCCCTGAAGGAGGCAATGGATATCCTTGACTGCAAGGAAGCTGTACTCGTCGGATGCGAGCAGGTCTATCCTCTGTCCGAAGAGTTTTGTCGGCTCATGTCTGAACCGGCGAGAAAAATATTCGTCGAGGGAAACGCAACGGGACAGTTTGCAAGGCTTGTCCGCTCACTTACCGGAGCCGAGGCACAGGAACTTGTCCTTAAGTACAACGGATTTCAGTTCACAGTTGACGAACTTGTCGAAAAACTGGGCAAGCTGTTAAACCCACGCTGA
- a CDS encoding thiamine pyrophosphate-dependent enzyme encodes MIHTAFDYNGEISWCPGCGDYKILESLKMALDEVKLDPLNVVIVSGIGQAAKMPHYLKCHSVNGLHGRALPLATGIKASNRNLAVIAVGGDGDMYGEGGNHFLHAIRRNPDITNIVCNNMIYGLTKGQGSPTTPLGMKTPTQPFGVTSQPLNPLLLALSCGATFVARASAADAERTKDIIVQAIRHKGYALIDIFQPCVSFNKTNTWQWLMGNTKWLEKDRDTSDKLEAIELSMQTDPYPLGILYCSDERNTFEESQPPYESGDNTPLYARAPRLDSVRKLLV; translated from the coding sequence ATGATACATACAGCGTTTGATTACAACGGAGAAATATCATGGTGCCCCGGCTGCGGCGACTATAAAATTCTTGAATCGCTGAAGATGGCCCTTGACGAAGTTAAGCTGGACCCGCTCAATGTGGTGATTGTATCCGGCATAGGGCAGGCGGCAAAGATGCCGCACTATCTCAAATGCCATTCTGTAAACGGACTGCATGGAAGAGCCCTTCCCCTTGCCACTGGGATAAAGGCATCGAACAGGAATCTGGCTGTTATTGCGGTAGGCGGTGACGGCGATATGTATGGAGAGGGAGGCAACCACTTTCTGCATGCTATAAGGCGCAATCCCGACATAACAAATATCGTCTGCAATAACATGATATACGGCCTAACTAAGGGGCAGGGGTCTCCCACGACTCCGCTTGGCATGAAAACCCCTACCCAGCCGTTTGGCGTCACGAGCCAGCCTCTGAATCCGCTGCTGCTGGCGCTCTCGTGCGGGGCAACTTTCGTCGCCCGCGCTTCTGCTGCAGACGCAGAGCGTACCAAAGATATAATCGTGCAGGCGATACGGCACAAAGGCTATGCATTGATAGACATATTCCAGCCCTGTGTTTCGTTCAACAAGACGAACACATGGCAGTGGCTCATGGGCAATACAAAATGGCTTGAAAAGGACAGGGATACATCCGACAAGTTGGAGGCAATAGAACTTTCGATGCAGACAGATCCATATCCGCTTGGCATCCTCTACTGCAGCGATGAGCGCAATACATTCGAGGAGAGCCAGCCACCCTATGAATCAGGCGATAATACGCCGCTATACGCAAGAGCTCCGAGACTTGACAGCGTGAGGAAGCTGCTTGTATAG